The following proteins are encoded in a genomic region of Acipenser ruthenus chromosome 4, fAciRut3.2 maternal haplotype, whole genome shotgun sequence:
- the LOC117399605 gene encoding uncharacterized protein KIAA1143 homolog: MSRKCNVSWVKPGEPAFLTKFKNDVGYKEGPTVDTKRQDLPVVDDSGDSDREDELPQVVVLKKGDLSAEELMKIKTDTEGSSKEEVDAPAGGKIMFRKPVKRSANTFQGITATSSKKKKGIEKDSGNSKTTTENPQKKVKNSSLLSFGDEEEED; the protein is encoded by the exons ATGAGTAGGAAATGTAATGTGTCATGGGTAAAGCCTGGAGAGCCGGCTTTTCTGACGAAATTTAAAAATGACGTTGGTTACAAAGAAGGACCGACTGTGGATACGAAG AGACAGGACCTGCCTGTTGTAGATGACAGTGGAGACAGCGATCGGGAGGACGAACTGCCCCAGGTGGTGGTTTTGAAGAAGGGAGATCTGTCTGCAGAGGAATTAATGAAGATTAAAACTGACACAGAAGGAAGCTCAAAAGAGG AAGTAGACGCCCCTGCAGGTGGTAAGATCATGTTCAGGAAGCCTGTCAAGCGCTCTGCAAACACATTTCAAGGCATCACAGCGACTtcaagcaaaaagaaaaagggtATTGAAAAGGACAGCGGCAACTCCAAAACCACCACGGAGAACCCACAGAAGAAAGTGAAAAATAGCAGCCTGCTTTCCTTCGGGGACGAAGAGGAGGAAGACTAG